Proteins encoded together in one Centropristis striata isolate RG_2023a ecotype Rhode Island chromosome 6, C.striata_1.0, whole genome shotgun sequence window:
- the LOC131973219 gene encoding zinc finger protein aebp2-like isoform X3: MAAAAAEETPVLSVENDVPKVETNEGDGEEKEKGLLTEPETEQPRSSVEPKMEAVDAEAGEEKPAEEADKAADEAVTDDGAVTENQEVTAAAPEEPEQKPEQKPEPEQSPGESNNNEPVNDNALKEAKEEPVEDSRCSGINCEKSKTVCENGEKASGGAGELSDKRRPSVEISSSDGEPLSRVDSEDSISSTLMEMESTVSSGRSTPTMMNGQSSASSSGAKTVAYPCCWDLCPQCFNSSPDLAEHIRGIHVDGQRGGVPENTLTSSACRPDSSKSTDSRVFVCLWKGCKVYNTPSTSQSWLQRHMLTHSGDKPFKCVVGGCNASFASQGGLARHVPSHFNQQSSSKMSSQAKLKEESPSKAGLNKRKKLKNKRSKTPRLLRCSNHGRYSPQGYLSQPRHPHRKRGQRPQCGLPQLGASQTERGLWQG; encoded by the exons ATGGCTGCTGCGGCTGCAGAAGAAACACCCGTACTGAGTGTTGAGAACGATGTACCGAAGGTGGAGACAAACGAGGGCGACGgtgaggagaaagaaaagggcCTCCTCACAGAACCGGAAACAGAGCAACCACGCAGTAGCGTAGAACCGAAAATGGAAGCGGTGGACGCGGAGGCCGGCGAGGAGAAGCCCGCTGAAGAGGCAGACAAGGCCGCGGACGAGGCGGTGACAGACGACGGTGCAGTGACGGAGAACCAGGAGGTGACAGCAGCCGCTCCGGAAGAACCGGAGCAGAAGCCGGAGCAGAAGCCGGAGCCGGAGCAGAGCCCGGGAGAAAGTAACAATAACGAACCAGTCAACGATAACGCACTGAAAGAGGCAAAGGAGGAGCCGGTGGAGGACAGCCGGTGTTCGGGGATAAACTGCGAGAAAAGCAAAACAGTTTGTGAGAATGGGGAGAAAGCCAGCGGCGGGGCCGGAGAGCTGAGCGACAAGAGGCGGCCGAGTGTGGAGATATCGTCCTCGGATGGTGAACCGTTGAGCCGTGTGGACTCAGAGGACAG taTCAGCAGCACCCTGATGGAGATGGAGAGCACGGTGTCAAGTGGGCGCTCCACGCCTACTATGATGAACGGACAGAGCAGTGCCAGCTCCTCCGGGGCGAAGACTGTGGCTTACCCTTGCTGCTGGGACCTCTGTCCGCAGTGCTTTAACTCGAGTCCTGACCTGGCAGAGCATATCAGGGGCATTCACGTGGatggacagagaggaggg gtgCCAGAAAACACCCTGACCTCTTCCGCCTGCAGACCGGATTCAAGCAAGTCCACAGACTCCAGA gtgtttgtctgtctgtggaaGGGTTGCAAGGTGTATAACACACCGTCCACCAGTCAAAGTTGGCTCCAGAGACACATGTTGACCCACAGTGGAGATAAACCCTTcaag TGTGTAGTTGGTGGCTGTAACGCCAGCTTTGCTTCCCAAGGAGGTTTAGCTCGCCATGTCCCCAGCCACTTCAACCAGCAGAGCTCCTCCAAAATGTCCAGCCAAGCCAAACTCAAGGAGGAGTCGCCCTCCAAGGCTGGACTCAACAAAAGGAAGAAGCTCAAGAACAAACGCAG cAAGACCCCACGACTTCTTCGATGCTCAAACCATGGACGCTATTCGCCACAGGGCTATCTGTCTCAACCTCGCCACCCACATCGAAAGCGTGGGCAACGGCCACAGTGTGGTCTTCCACAGCTCG